One Lujinxingia sediminis DNA window includes the following coding sequences:
- a CDS encoding RCC1 domain-containing protein, which produces MNRIAIASIAFLLTTTGCIFGVDTSFCENCTTDTDLNDTDTGPDDVGEDTDSDAPDTDTTPDADADPDLSLTLTGGEESFYVIHETEGFLNFEAACAPQGCTLDSCTLSYEGGEPVTLDECGASIELTTDKLNAEGSWTLTVDASLDEQSTSASKTFDVRYAFKAGLQGYEAGESYAFSHPPMLESFCTHEDCELTIACTDGGGDTLECEGLVFPAGVAEVVITLTACATGLEPEHCLPEQVYTFTYQAPTWTQVATGAEHSCGILDDGTLWCWGNNGSGRLGDGSSTQRSQPTRVAGDGVWTQVSAGGQHTCGIKEDGSLWCWGLNSEKQAYPASNAANFYNEPHQINNALNWHTVTAGGTHTCALNNEDELYCWGRGIEGQLGTDTPAANQRHRVIINPDTPTPIDTFVAVAAGDAHTCAVTAEGANGWCWGRFSSGELNGDTLGDSKPRPVGIPVSSANYTTTTISAGGAHSCAYVSATQISGMRCWGSDSAGQLGHAFPPNVHPIDDLSSVNIITTGSEHTCAIQQEGVNRVAYCWGDNVRGQLGHTENTTTVPTAVNGGFTDWIAISAGKEHTCGIADDTMYCWGRNNTGQLGHPGSGAPPTPVAWPYTP; this is translated from the coding sequence ATGAACCGTATTGCTATAGCGTCAATCGCGTTTCTGCTCACCACCACTGGCTGCATCTTTGGCGTGGACACGTCGTTCTGCGAAAACTGCACCACGGACACGGATCTAAACGACACCGACACCGGCCCCGATGATGTTGGTGAAGATACCGACAGTGACGCCCCCGACACCGACACCACCCCCGACGCCGACGCCGACCCGGACCTCTCCCTGACACTCACCGGCGGCGAGGAGAGTTTTTATGTCATCCATGAAACCGAGGGGTTTTTGAACTTTGAGGCGGCGTGCGCCCCCCAGGGTTGCACCCTGGACTCCTGCACCCTGAGCTATGAGGGCGGCGAGCCCGTGACGCTTGATGAGTGCGGCGCGTCGATCGAGCTCACCACCGACAAGCTCAACGCCGAGGGCAGCTGGACGCTCACCGTCGACGCCTCCCTCGACGAGCAAAGCACAAGCGCCTCAAAAACCTTCGACGTGCGCTACGCCTTTAAGGCCGGGCTGCAGGGGTATGAGGCCGGCGAGTCATATGCGTTTAGTCACCCGCCCATGCTGGAGAGTTTTTGCACCCACGAGGACTGCGAACTCACCATCGCCTGCACCGACGGCGGGGGCGACACGCTGGAGTGCGAGGGGCTGGTCTTCCCGGCGGGCGTGGCCGAGGTGGTCATCACGCTCACTGCCTGCGCTACCGGTCTGGAGCCGGAGCATTGTTTGCCGGAGCAGGTTTACACATTCACGTATCAAGCCCCGACCTGGACGCAGGTGGCCACCGGCGCCGAGCACTCCTGCGGCATCCTCGACGACGGCACGTTGTGGTGTTGGGGTAATAACGGCAGCGGTCGCCTGGGCGACGGATCCAGCACCCAGCGCAGCCAGCCCACGCGAGTGGCCGGTGATGGCGTGTGGACTCAGGTGAGCGCGGGTGGGCAGCATACCTGTGGGATTAAAGAGGATGGGAGTTTGTGGTGTTGGGGGTTGAATAGTGAGAAACAAGCATACCCAGCCTCAAACGCCGCTAACTTCTATAATGAACCTCATCAAATTAATAATGCTTTAAATTGGCATACGGTAACGGCTGGAGGCACACATACCTGCGCATTAAATAATGAAGATGAGCTGTATTGCTGGGGAAGAGGGATAGAAGGCCAACTCGGCACCGACACCCCCGCCGCCAACCAACGTCACAGGGTCATCATCAACCCCGATACCCCGACGCCGATCGACACCTTCGTGGCGGTCGCCGCCGGCGATGCGCATACGTGTGCGGTCACAGCCGAAGGCGCGAATGGGTGGTGTTGGGGGCGTTTTTCGAGTGGGGAGCTGAATGGTGATACTTTGGGGGATAGCAAGCCTCGCCCCGTGGGCATTCCGGTCTCAAGTGCGAACTATACCACAACCACAATATCGGCAGGCGGAGCACATTCATGCGCCTATGTGTCAGCGACCCAAATTTCTGGAATGCGCTGTTGGGGTAGTGACAGCGCAGGCCAACTTGGCCATGCTTTCCCCCCAAATGTCCATCCGATTGATGACCTTTCCAGTGTTAACATTATCACTACCGGATCGGAGCACACCTGCGCCATCCAGCAAGAGGGGGTCAACAGGGTGGCATATTGTTGGGGCGATAATGTTCGCGGTCAACTCGGTCATACCGAAAACACCACCACGGTCCCCACCGCTGTAAATGGTGGTTTTACCGACTGGATTGCCATCTCTGCCGGCAAAGAACACACCTGCGGCATCGCCGACGACACGATGTATTGCTGGGGACGAAATAACACTGGTCAGCTTGGTCATCCGGGCAGCGGTGCCCCCCCCACCCCCGTCGCCTGGCCTTACACGCCATAA
- a CDS encoding tetratricopeptide repeat protein: MNFSALSGRRLLALLISASLLATPTMAFAQDDARARATQFYEQASEAYSQGHFARAIDLLERAFAHDQNLVYKYNQILAYQGLGEFEEALRVLDIYAEPMESDGRFDDILEIRAQLEEAIAEKESEVVKAPDEGETTGETPVEAPAIEVPPEVGEPQPNILAWSLIGAGGVALAGGALFGSGVLIGDTIERVENSTTPEGRQSTYTGDLTRDDDLDQLSTHRTLSVAFLAGGVVLGATGATLLLLDKRAQDDTSTLSLMPTIGPSHAGATFNLRF, encoded by the coding sequence TTGAACTTCTCAGCTCTCTCCGGCCGCCGCCTGCTGGCCCTTTTGATCTCGGCGAGCCTCCTGGCCACCCCGACGATGGCCTTTGCCCAGGACGACGCTCGCGCCCGCGCCACCCAGTTCTACGAGCAGGCCAGCGAGGCCTACAGCCAGGGCCATTTTGCCCGCGCCATCGATCTTCTGGAGCGCGCCTTCGCCCACGACCAGAACCTGGTCTACAAGTACAACCAGATCCTGGCCTACCAGGGCCTTGGCGAGTTTGAAGAGGCGCTGCGCGTCCTCGATATCTACGCCGAGCCCATGGAGAGCGACGGGCGTTTTGACGATATTCTGGAGATCCGCGCCCAGCTCGAAGAGGCCATCGCCGAGAAAGAAAGCGAGGTGGTGAAAGCCCCCGACGAGGGCGAAACCACCGGGGAGACGCCGGTCGAAGCGCCGGCGATTGAAGTGCCCCCGGAGGTCGGCGAGCCTCAGCCCAACATCCTGGCCTGGTCGCTCATCGGCGCCGGCGGTGTGGCCCTGGCCGGTGGCGCGCTTTTTGGAAGTGGGGTGTTGATCGGGGATACGATCGAGCGTGTTGAAAACTCCACAACGCCCGAAGGTCGACAAAGTACCTATACAGGCGATCTCACCCGAGATGATGATCTCGATCAATTGAGCACTCACCGCACCCTCAGCGTAGCGTTTCTCGCGGGTGGGGTTGTGTTGGGTGCAACCGGAGCAACGTTGCTCCTGCTCGACAAACGCGCTCAAGACGACACGTCGACTTTGAGCCTCATGCCAACCATTGGCCCGAGCCATGCCGGGGCCACTTTCAATCTTCGCTTTTAA
- a CDS encoding serine/threonine protein kinase, translating into MPICPKCREKNPALGAKCPRDGFYYVYESALEDAETDPRIGTLAAEKYVILGLISEGGMGAVYRALQLPVEREVALKVLRTELQDSNKGRERFIQEARAISRLSHPNIITLHDFGFERETHPYMVMEFAPGVELTRWMWSRKMTAERLLHVGRQILSALAEAHRRDIVHRDLKPENVIITTTGHDGDFPKLLDFGIARLINEGSTRGLTREGEVFGTPHYMSPEQAQGKREIGPQADVYAMGVMFYELFTGEPPFDAEAPLSVLFMHINDPMPTLIPRAGIKAPDWLDGFIAQATKKDPAERYQNAGEMLTALDRLMSGKAPEAHSAAPEPTTEERVAASAPTDLLIASLPSNVADTDPEPPEFAPLAGPAIDDPMAAEGDGVPTDPNVPPIAHTGANTVFLGDDQQEEATPPRRRGLYAALAILILLLLVGGAFMMSRPAPPTTDAPVAAAEPSAAPTAATENAPAEAPEVLVEETPGPVDVIESPAPEVATPESPGEVEAQEDSPTEEPPVEAAQARPEPEEAPAEPPPTRRRETTAEREARQPAETRDEDEGPTKFKSPDSVPRKFGRPPTATN; encoded by the coding sequence ATGCCTATCTGCCCAAAATGCCGTGAAAAAAACCCGGCCCTCGGCGCTAAATGTCCCCGCGACGGCTTCTATTACGTCTACGAAAGCGCGCTGGAAGACGCCGAGACCGATCCGCGGATCGGCACCCTGGCTGCCGAAAAATATGTGATTCTGGGGCTGATCAGCGAAGGGGGCATGGGCGCGGTCTACCGCGCGCTGCAGCTCCCGGTGGAGCGGGAGGTCGCCCTCAAGGTGCTGCGCACCGAGCTTCAAGACTCCAACAAAGGTCGCGAGCGTTTCATCCAGGAAGCCCGCGCCATCAGCCGCCTCTCCCATCCCAACATCATCACGTTGCACGATTTCGGGTTTGAGCGCGAAACCCACCCCTACATGGTCATGGAGTTTGCCCCCGGGGTGGAGCTGACCCGCTGGATGTGGAGCCGCAAGATGACGGCGGAGCGCCTGCTGCACGTCGGCCGCCAGATCCTCTCGGCGCTGGCCGAGGCCCACCGCCGCGACATCGTGCACCGCGATCTCAAGCCCGAAAACGTCATCATCACCACCACCGGGCACGACGGCGACTTCCCCAAGCTCCTCGACTTTGGCATCGCTCGCCTCATCAACGAGGGCTCCACCCGCGGCCTGACCCGCGAGGGCGAGGTCTTTGGCACGCCGCATTATATGAGCCCGGAGCAGGCCCAGGGGAAACGCGAGATCGGCCCCCAGGCCGACGTCTACGCCATGGGCGTGATGTTTTATGAGCTCTTTACCGGCGAGCCGCCCTTTGACGCCGAGGCCCCCCTCTCGGTGCTCTTTATGCACATCAACGATCCGATGCCCACGCTCATCCCGCGGGCGGGCATCAAGGCTCCTGACTGGCTTGACGGCTTCATCGCCCAGGCCACCAAAAAAGACCCCGCCGAGCGTTATCAAAACGCCGGCGAGATGCTCACGGCCCTCGATCGCCTGATGTCGGGGAAGGCCCCCGAGGCCCACAGCGCGGCCCCTGAGCCCACCACCGAGGAGCGCGTCGCGGCCAGCGCCCCCACCGATCTCCTGATCGCCTCGCTGCCCTCCAACGTTGCCGACACCGACCCGGAGCCCCCCGAATTTGCACCGCTGGCGGGCCCGGCCATCGACGATCCCATGGCCGCCGAAGGCGATGGGGTCCCCACCGATCCGAATGTTCCGCCGATCGCACACACCGGCGCAAACACCGTCTTTCTTGGCGACGATCAACAGGAAGAGGCCACACCGCCTCGACGTCGCGGCCTTTACGCCGCGCTGGCGATCCTCATTCTGCTCCTGCTGGTGGGCGGCGCCTTCATGATGAGCCGCCCCGCCCCGCCGACGACCGACGCGCCGGTGGCCGCGGCCGAGCCCTCCGCAGCGCCGACAGCTGCGACCGAAAACGCGCCGGCCGAAGCGCCCGAAGTTTTGGTCGAAGAGACGCCCGGGCCCGTCGACGTCATCGAATCGCCTGCCCCCGAAGTCGCCACTCCCGAATCCCCTGGCGAGGTTGAGGCGCAGGAAGACTCGCCCACCGAAGAGCCTCCGGTCGAAGCGGCGCAGGCCCGACCCGAGCCCGAAGAGGCCCCGGCCGAGCCGCCCCCCACACGTCGGCGTGAGACGACCGCCGAGCGCGAAGCCAGACAACCCGCCGAGACCCGCGACGAAGACGAGGGCCCCACCAAGTTTAAGAGCCCCGACAGCGTTCCCCGCAAATTCGGCCGACCGCCCACCGCCACCAACTGA
- a CDS encoding M23 family metallopeptidase produces the protein MQHENEHEDQGPKPRGIFNKMSPEDDRFEMWAKIAIALAVLMLVAYSVALLKLGKPSVIAHATIIPMLGMLTLPMAFWGLLRTLFQPPVIRRTRTIGFGALLVVGMLGNRPVMSAPVSTVDYATEVRFELPFNGRWVTLAGGQERETNYHATTAMMRWGYDFAPLVDGNRFEGDGSKLEQHHCFGAPVYAPAAGEVVRAVGSEIDQVPGEFDPVSVLGNHLVLRVADGEYLFMAHLKRGSLKVSGGDRVEAGQPVAECGNSGRTYTPHLHVHLQNSPEVPIAESLPLYFENYLADGEPVTRGMPVGSPDVETQVGELVERREPWPVADVSEAADASDSNESVDESAASAQDAPGQDAPAQAAAGSDGEAAE, from the coding sequence ATGCAGCACGAGAACGAACACGAGGATCAGGGACCGAAACCTCGGGGCATCTTCAATAAGATGAGCCCCGAAGACGATCGTTTTGAGATGTGGGCAAAGATCGCCATCGCGCTGGCGGTGCTGATGCTGGTGGCCTACAGCGTGGCGCTTTTGAAGTTGGGTAAGCCCAGCGTGATCGCCCACGCCACGATCATCCCGATGCTCGGGATGTTGACCCTGCCGATGGCCTTCTGGGGGCTCTTGCGCACGCTTTTTCAGCCGCCGGTGATCCGTCGCACGCGCACCATCGGGTTTGGGGCGCTGCTGGTGGTGGGGATGCTGGGCAACCGCCCGGTGATGTCGGCGCCGGTCTCCACCGTTGATTACGCCACCGAGGTGCGTTTTGAGCTTCCCTTCAACGGGCGCTGGGTCACGCTGGCCGGCGGCCAGGAGCGGGAGACGAACTACCACGCGACCACCGCGATGATGCGCTGGGGCTATGATTTTGCGCCGCTGGTCGATGGCAACCGTTTTGAGGGCGACGGCTCCAAACTGGAGCAGCATCATTGCTTCGGCGCGCCGGTCTACGCGCCGGCCGCCGGCGAGGTGGTCCGGGCGGTGGGCTCGGAGATCGATCAGGTGCCCGGGGAGTTTGATCCGGTCAGCGTGCTGGGCAATCACCTGGTCCTGCGCGTGGCCGATGGCGAGTACCTCTTTATGGCGCATTTGAAGCGCGGCTCGCTCAAGGTCTCCGGCGGCGACAGGGTGGAGGCGGGCCAGCCGGTGGCGGAGTGCGGCAACTCCGGGCGGACCTACACCCCGCACCTTCATGTGCATCTGCAGAACAGCCCGGAGGTGCCGATCGCCGAGAGCCTGCCGCTCTATTTTGAAAACTACCTGGCCGATGGCGAGCCGGTGACGCGCGGCATGCCCGTGGGAAGCCCCGATGTGGAGACGCAGGTCGGCGAGCTTGTGGAGCGCCGGGAGCCCTGGCCGGTGGCTGACGTCAGCGAGGCGGCCGACGCGAGCGACTCGAACGAGAGTGTGGACGAGAGCGCCGCCTCCGCTCAGGACGCCCCCGGGCAGGACGCCCCCGCGCAGGCTGCGGCCGGCTCCGATGGCGAGGCCGCCGAATAA
- a CDS encoding aminotransferase class V-fold PLP-dependent enzyme, which translates to MSEKSGEKSDANIDADTPAERPPTPAPLKIDYAPHWGLDSGVIHLNHGAFGACPRRVLHAQDAFRRQLEANPVRFVGRELPGLMAHARAELASFVGADAPNLVFVPNTTTGVNAVLGSLDLQPGDAILVNSQGYGPCTLAARAIAAQKGARLITAELPFNPTSADALHDALINAVTPQTRIALFDHVTSPTALMLPAERIAKSLRDRGVLSLIDGAHAPGMIPLDLNALGADFYVGNCHKWLCSPRGAAFLHVAPEHQATTRPPVFSHGAGLPDDDPQRFQSEFGWMGTYDVTSYLSVPAAIDFLRALVPGGWPALMAHNHRMALLGRDLVCDALGIDPPAPDDLLGSMAALPLPDRPGPPVDFPREVDPLQQALFEEAGIEIAVMTWPAHPHRLLRLSCQLYTTEDDLQKLADALSTMI; encoded by the coding sequence ATGAGCGAGAAAAGCGGCGAGAAAAGCGACGCGAACATCGACGCCGACACCCCCGCTGAGCGCCCCCCGACGCCCGCTCCTCTGAAGATCGATTACGCACCGCACTGGGGGCTGGACTCGGGCGTCATCCACCTCAACCACGGTGCGTTTGGCGCCTGCCCCCGGCGCGTGCTGCACGCCCAGGACGCGTTTCGCCGCCAGCTTGAGGCCAACCCGGTGCGTTTTGTCGGCCGCGAGCTCCCGGGGTTGATGGCCCACGCCCGCGCCGAGCTCGCCAGCTTTGTGGGCGCCGACGCCCCGAACCTGGTCTTCGTGCCCAACACCACCACCGGGGTCAACGCGGTGCTGGGCTCGCTCGATCTTCAGCCCGGCGATGCGATCCTGGTCAACAGCCAGGGCTACGGCCCCTGCACCCTGGCCGCGCGCGCCATCGCCGCGCAAAAGGGCGCGCGCCTCATCACCGCCGAGCTCCCCTTTAACCCCACCTCGGCCGACGCCCTGCACGACGCGCTCATCAACGCCGTGACGCCGCAGACCCGCATCGCCCTCTTTGACCACGTCACAAGCCCCACCGCGCTGATGTTGCCGGCGGAGCGCATCGCCAAAAGCCTGCGCGATCGCGGCGTGCTCAGCCTCATCGACGGCGCGCACGCTCCGGGCATGATCCCGCTCGACCTCAACGCGCTCGGCGCCGACTTCTACGTGGGTAACTGCCATAAATGGCTCTGCAGCCCCCGGGGCGCAGCCTTTTTACACGTCGCGCCCGAACATCAGGCCACCACTCGCCCCCCCGTCTTCAGTCACGGCGCGGGCCTTCCCGACGACGATCCGCAACGCTTCCAGTCGGAATTCGGCTGGATGGGCACCTACGACGTCACGAGCTACCTGAGCGTGCCGGCGGCCATCGACTTTTTGCGCGCGCTGGTCCCCGGCGGCTGGCCCGCGCTGATGGCCCATAACCACCGCATGGCCCTGCTCGGCCGCGACCTGGTCTGCGACGCGCTCGGCATCGATCCGCCCGCCCCCGACGACCTTCTGGGCTCCATGGCCGCCCTCCCCCTCCCCGACCGCCCGGGCCCGCCGGTCGACTTCCCCCGGGAGGTCGACCCCCTGCAGCAGGCCCTCTTTGAGGAGGCCGGCATCGAGATCGCCGTGATGACCTGGCCTGCCCATCCCCATCGCCTGCTGCGTTTGAGCTGCCAGCTCTACACCACCGAAGACGATCTGCAGAAGCTGGCCGACGCGCTCTCCACCATGATCTAA
- the hisS gene encoding histidine--tRNA ligase, whose amino-acid sequence MSQISTKPASGMRDFLPREAALRKRVFALIEEVYQSYGFQPLETPTMENLSTLMGKYGEEGDQLLFKVMKRGNKLQKALKKDAPTEVDLADMGLRYDLTVPLARIVAQYQNELPRYFKRFQIAPVWRADRPQRGRFREFYQCDVDVIGSTSMTVEVEVASAICEVLERLEFKNFRIHLNHRLLLNAMMEAAGVPADLQNDALVAIDKLDKIGLDGVKKELSERGISDASTATLLPLLGLADEVEGNQALLAALAERVGELESGNKALSELGDLLRFAATTPAAPYLKIDPYLARGLSYYTGPIFEIRSDDFSGSLGGGGRYDGLIGMFTRQSLPACGFSLGLERVLMLLAERDALAEPAPDVDVLVTLWRDDFTPKSLALAGELRAAGLRVDLYPDADKYGKQFKYADERNVPFVAILAENELEQGVVSIKDMKRGDQAEVPRHEVADWIKARQA is encoded by the coding sequence ATGAGCCAGATCTCCACCAAGCCCGCCAGCGGCATGCGCGACTTCCTCCCCCGGGAGGCCGCGCTCAGAAAACGCGTCTTCGCGCTGATCGAAGAGGTCTACCAGAGCTACGGCTTTCAGCCCCTGGAGACCCCCACGATGGAGAACCTCTCCACGCTCATGGGCAAGTACGGTGAGGAGGGCGACCAGCTCCTCTTCAAGGTGATGAAGCGCGGCAACAAGCTGCAAAAAGCCCTCAAAAAAGACGCCCCCACCGAGGTGGACCTGGCCGATATGGGGCTGCGCTACGATCTGACCGTGCCCCTGGCACGCATCGTGGCGCAGTACCAGAACGAGCTCCCCCGCTACTTCAAACGCTTTCAGATCGCCCCGGTCTGGCGCGCCGACCGCCCCCAGCGCGGGCGTTTTCGCGAGTTCTACCAGTGTGATGTCGACGTCATCGGCTCCACCTCCATGACGGTGGAGGTCGAGGTCGCCTCGGCTATCTGCGAGGTGTTGGAGCGCCTGGAGTTCAAAAACTTCCGCATTCACCTCAACCACCGCCTGCTCCTCAACGCCATGATGGAGGCCGCCGGCGTGCCCGCCGACCTCCAGAACGACGCGCTGGTCGCCATCGACAAGCTCGATAAGATCGGCCTCGACGGCGTCAAAAAAGAGCTCTCCGAGCGCGGCATCAGCGACGCGTCGACGGCCACGCTCCTTCCCCTCTTAGGGCTGGCCGACGAGGTCGAGGGCAACCAGGCGCTGCTGGCCGCCCTGGCCGAGCGGGTCGGGGAGCTGGAGAGCGGCAACAAAGCCCTCTCGGAGCTCGGCGATCTCCTGCGTTTTGCCGCCACCACCCCGGCCGCTCCCTACCTGAAGATCGACCCCTACCTCGCCCGCGGCCTCTCGTATTACACCGGCCCGATCTTCGAGATCCGCAGCGACGACTTCTCCGGGAGCCTCGGCGGCGGCGGGCGCTACGACGGGCTTATCGGCATGTTCACCCGCCAGAGCCTGCCGGCCTGCGGGTTCTCGCTGGGCCTGGAGCGCGTGCTCATGCTCCTGGCCGAACGCGACGCCCTGGCCGAACCTGCCCCCGATGTCGACGTGCTCGTCACCCTGTGGCGCGACGACTTCACCCCCAAGAGCCTGGCGCTGGCCGGCGAATTGCGGGCGGCGGGGCTGCGCGTCGATCTCTATCCGGACGCCGATAAGTACGGAAAGCAGTTCAAATACGCCGACGAGCGCAACGTCCCCTTCGTGGCCATTCTTGCCGAAAACGAGCTTGAGCAGGGCGTCGTCTCCATCAAAGACATGAAGCGCGGCGACCAGGCCGAAGTCCCCCGCCACGAGGTCGCCGACTGGATCAAAGCCCGCCAGGCCTGA
- a CDS encoding aminoglycoside phosphotransferase family protein — protein MEQRLRQTLADFFDPQVAEHARLDNLGGHASLRIYWRVNLPDDRSEARAYPRGELTQMAMVLPEGVDVMGSDEGGSSADAPPTELPFVDVQRYLTNIGLPVPAIDHVDMARGVLLLEDLGDEMFEHAVLAASGPDEVEALYREAIELLVDLQVRVEAERAEPRYETVAFGRAFDAELLRWELDHYREWGLDNHYGPEAAGEHREALNALFDRLTAELTELPTTLVLRDYQSRNIMRKKDTWILIDFQDALIGPVIYDLVALLRDSYIALDADQVARLLDHYIEVGQQRGLAWCEDAALIRRAFYLQTVQRKLKDAGRFIFIDKVKHNPSFLDYYEPSIGYVRQALRALDGYHGLDTLLAAVDPAFGEP, from the coding sequence ATGGAACAACGCCTGCGTCAAACACTCGCTGATTTCTTCGATCCTCAGGTCGCCGAGCACGCTCGCCTCGACAACCTGGGCGGCCACGCCTCCCTGCGGATCTACTGGCGCGTGAATCTCCCCGACGATCGTTCCGAGGCACGCGCCTACCCCCGTGGCGAGCTCACTCAGATGGCGATGGTGCTCCCGGAGGGCGTCGATGTGATGGGTAGTGATGAGGGCGGCTCCTCGGCCGACGCACCGCCCACCGAGCTGCCCTTTGTCGACGTGCAGCGCTACCTGACCAACATCGGCCTGCCGGTGCCCGCCATCGATCATGTTGACATGGCCCGCGGCGTTCTCCTGCTCGAAGATCTCGGCGATGAGATGTTCGAGCACGCCGTGCTGGCCGCCTCGGGCCCGGACGAGGTCGAGGCGCTCTACCGCGAGGCCATCGAGCTTCTGGTCGATCTGCAGGTGCGGGTGGAGGCCGAGCGCGCCGAGCCCCGCTACGAGACGGTGGCCTTTGGCCGCGCCTTCGACGCGGAGCTCTTGCGCTGGGAGCTCGACCACTACCGGGAGTGGGGCCTCGACAACCATTACGGCCCCGAGGCCGCTGGCGAGCATCGCGAGGCGCTCAACGCCCTCTTCGACCGCCTCACCGCCGAGCTCACCGAGCTCCCCACCACGCTTGTGCTGCGCGACTACCAGTCGCGAAACATCATGCGCAAAAAAGACACCTGGATCCTCATCGACTTCCAGGACGCGCTCATCGGCCCGGTGATCTACGACCTGGTGGCGCTCCTGCGCGACTCCTACATCGCGCTCGACGCCGACCAGGTCGCCCGCCTCCTCGACCACTACATCGAGGTGGGCCAACAACGCGGCCTTGCCTGGTGCGAGGACGCCGCGCTGATACGCCGCGCCTTCTACCTGCAGACCGTGCAGCGCAAACTCAAAGACGCCGGCCGCTTCATCTTTATCGACAAGGTCAAGCATAACCCGAGCTTCCTTGACTACTACGAGCCCTCTATCGGATACGTGCGCCAGGCGCTGCGCGCCCTCGACGGCTACCACGGCCTCGACACCCTGCTCGCAGCGGTGGACCCGGCCTTCGGTGAGCCCTGA
- a CDS encoding threonine/serine ThrE exporter family protein, which translates to MSTIRPDSKFRKMLGVPRTRRARETGEPKIDSKAVEFVLRVGRALHQYGTPAHRLEEVLEEMTRRFHMEAHFFSTPTSIMAAFGPLGDQRSYLVRVEPGDVNLGLMSDVDEIVTRVLAGELTTARGLELIEEIERAPQRYPAWLETLCWVTSAAAAGIMFGGGWREMWIAGLSGLGIGLLTLLAARSPTVNRIFVALSAFIASFVGGAMAVVADGASVFIPMVAGLIVLLPGLTLTVALTELATRNLAAGAARLTLALMILLEMAFGVAVGLRLAEMIFGSPPQMTTVGLSFGVAAVALVVASISFTVLLRARFADVGWILGAAALAYIGTRHGTLWLGSEVGVFIAALVVGVASNAFARFFDRPASIVMVPGILLLVPGSVGFRSVSRLLERDVVGGLETAFVMTLVAASLVAGLLVANLLLPPRKAL; encoded by the coding sequence ATGAGCACGATCAGGCCCGATAGTAAGTTCAGGAAAATGCTCGGGGTGCCACGCACTCGCCGCGCGCGGGAGACGGGGGAGCCGAAGATCGACTCGAAGGCCGTGGAGTTCGTGCTGCGGGTGGGGCGCGCGCTTCACCAGTACGGTACGCCGGCCCACCGCTTAGAAGAGGTGCTCGAGGAGATGACCCGGCGCTTTCATATGGAGGCGCATTTCTTTTCGACGCCGACCTCCATCATGGCGGCGTTCGGGCCGCTGGGGGACCAGCGCTCGTATCTGGTGCGGGTGGAGCCGGGCGATGTGAACCTGGGGCTGATGTCGGATGTCGATGAGATTGTCACCCGAGTGCTGGCCGGGGAGCTCACCACGGCGCGGGGGCTGGAGCTGATCGAGGAGATCGAGCGGGCGCCCCAGCGCTACCCGGCCTGGCTGGAGACGCTCTGCTGGGTGACGTCGGCGGCGGCGGCCGGGATCATGTTTGGTGGGGGCTGGCGGGAGATGTGGATCGCGGGGCTCTCCGGGCTGGGGATCGGGCTTTTGACGCTGTTGGCGGCGCGCTCGCCAACGGTGAACCGGATCTTTGTGGCGCTCAGCGCCTTTATCGCCTCGTTTGTGGGCGGGGCGATGGCGGTGGTGGCGGACGGGGCGTCGGTGTTCATTCCGATGGTCGCCGGACTGATCGTGCTTTTGCCCGGGCTGACGCTGACGGTGGCGCTGACGGAGCTGGCCACGCGTAACCTGGCCGCCGGGGCGGCGCGCCTGACCCTGGCGCTGATGATCCTTTTGGAGATGGCCTTCGGGGTGGCGGTGGGGCTGCGCCTGGCCGAGATGATCTTTGGCAGCCCGCCTCAGATGACCACGGTGGGGTTGAGCTTCGGGGTGGCGGCGGTGGCGCTGGTGGTGGCGTCGATCTCGTTTACGGTGCTCTTGCGGGCGCGTTTTGCCGATGTGGGGTGGATTCTGGGGGCGGCGGCGTTGGCGTACATCGGCACGCGGCACGGCACGTTATGGCTGGGCTCGGAGGTGGGGGTGTTCATCGCGGCGTTGGTTGTCGGCGTGGCGAGCAACGCGTTTGCGCGCTTCTTCGATCGCCCGGCGTCGATTGTGATGGTGCCGGGGATTCTGCTGCTGGTGCCCGGGAGTGTGGGCTTTCGCAGCGTGTCGCGCCTGCTGGAGCGCGATGTGGTGGGAGGGCTGGAGACGGCGTTTGTGATGACGCTTGTGGCCGCCTCGCTTGTGGCCGGCTTGCTGGTGGCCAACCTCTTGCTGCCGCCGCGCAAGGCGCTCTGA